In Tolypothrix sp. NIES-4075, the following proteins share a genomic window:
- a CDS encoding helix-turn-helix transcriptional regulator, translated as MGMVRLRIKEFTDKEGWTLKELADRSGVPYGTIKTYARLPERATVDLTALKKLASTFNVLLEDLFDVVEK; from the coding sequence ATGGGAATGGTCAGGTTACGAATTAAAGAGTTTACAGATAAAGAAGGCTGGACGCTTAAGGAATTAGCCGATCGCTCTGGAGTCCCATACGGTACGATTAAAACCTACGCACGACTGCCAGAACGAGCAACTGTTGACCTGACTGCCTTAAAAAAGTTGGCTTCTACGTTTAATGTTTTACTAGAAGATTTGTTTGATGTGGTTGAAAAGTAG
- a CDS encoding helix-turn-helix domain-containing protein has product MGLVKLRIREFAGKQGWTLKEVSERSGVPYGTIKTYALSDGMAMADVTALFKLARTFDVLIEDLVEIVKE; this is encoded by the coding sequence ATGGGATTAGTTAAGTTACGGATTCGAGAGTTTGCTGGTAAACAAGGATGGACTCTCAAGGAAGTCTCAGAACGTTCAGGAGTCCCATACGGCACGATTAAAACTTATGCGTTGTCTGATGGAATGGCAATGGCTGATGTGACTGCACTATTCAAATTAGCGCGGACTTTTGATGTTTTGATTGAAGATTTGGTTGAGATAGTCAAAGAGTAG